From Streptomyces sp. TLI_053, a single genomic window includes:
- the thrC gene encoding threonine synthase, translated as MSSVAENAARGTHTHQWRGLIEEYRDRLPVSAATPVVTLLEGGTPLVPAQVLSERTGCEVYLKVEGANPTGSFKDRGMTMAISKAKEDGAQAVICASTGNTSASAAAYAVRAGMVSAVLVPQGKIALGKMGQALVHGAKILQVDGNFDDCLTLARELSEKYPVALVNSVNPVRIEGQKTAAFEIVDMLGDAPDIHVLPVGNAGNITAYWKGYREYATDGLASRTPRMWGFQASGSAPIVDGAPVLKPQTIATAIRIGNPASWDFALAARDESGGLIDKVTDRQILSAYRLLASQEGVFVEPASAASVAGLLAKAEAGLVDPGQRIVCTVTGNGLKDPDWAVAGAPQPRIVPIDPEAAARQLGLLD; from the coding sequence ATGAGCAGCGTTGCCGAGAACGCCGCCAGAGGCACCCACACCCACCAGTGGCGGGGTCTGATCGAGGAGTACCGGGACCGCCTGCCGGTCAGCGCGGCGACCCCCGTGGTCACCCTGCTGGAGGGCGGCACCCCGTTGGTCCCCGCCCAGGTGCTGTCCGAGCGCACCGGCTGCGAGGTCTACCTCAAGGTCGAGGGCGCCAACCCGACCGGGTCCTTCAAGGACCGCGGCATGACGATGGCCATCTCCAAGGCGAAGGAGGACGGCGCCCAGGCCGTCATCTGCGCCTCCACCGGCAACACCTCCGCCTCCGCCGCCGCCTACGCGGTGCGGGCCGGGATGGTGTCGGCGGTCCTGGTCCCGCAGGGCAAGATCGCCCTCGGCAAGATGGGCCAGGCGCTGGTGCACGGCGCGAAGATCCTCCAGGTGGACGGGAACTTCGACGACTGCCTCACCCTTGCGCGTGAACTGTCCGAGAAGTACCCGGTGGCGCTGGTCAACTCGGTGAACCCGGTCCGGATCGAGGGCCAGAAGACCGCCGCCTTCGAGATCGTCGACATGCTCGGCGACGCACCGGACATCCACGTCCTGCCGGTCGGCAACGCGGGCAACATCACCGCGTACTGGAAGGGCTACCGCGAGTACGCGACGGACGGCCTGGCCTCCCGCACCCCGCGGATGTGGGGCTTCCAGGCCTCCGGCTCGGCCCCGATCGTGGACGGCGCCCCGGTGCTCAAGCCGCAGACCATCGCCACCGCGATCCGGATCGGCAACCCGGCGTCCTGGGACTTCGCGCTCGCCGCGCGGGACGAATCGGGCGGCCTCATCGACAAGGTGACGGATCGTCAGATTCTGTCCGCGTACCGGCTGTTGGCCTCCCAGGAGGGTGTCTTCGTGGAGCCCGCCTCGGCCGCCTCGGTGGCCGGCCTGCTGGCCAAGGCGGAGGCCGGTCTGGTCGACCCGGGCCAGCGGATCGTCTGCACCGTGACCGGCAACGGTCTCAAGGACCCGGACTGGGCGGTGGCCGGCGCGCCGCAGCCCCGGATCGTCCCGATCGACCCCGAGGCCGCCGCCCGGCAGCTGGGCCTGCTCGACTGA
- a CDS encoding homoserine dehydrogenase: MMRTRPLKVALLGCGVVGSEVARIMTTDAADLAARIGAPVELAGIAVRRQGRVRPGVPEHLLTTDAEALVNRGDIDVVVEVVGGIEPSKNLILTAFARGASVVSANKALLAQDGTELHAAAAAAGVDLYYEAAVAGAIPLLRPLRESLAGDRVNRVLGIVNGTTNFILDKMDTTGAGYSEALEEATALGYAEADPTADVEGFDAAAKAAILAGIAFHTEVTAADVYREGITEVTAADIASAKAMGCVVKLLAICERAADGESVTARVHPAMIPLSHPLASVREAYNAVFVEAEAAGRLMFYGPGAGGAPTASAVLGDLVAVCRNKLAGATGPGDSVYTQLPAKPMDEVVTRYHVSLDVDDRAGVLAQVASVFAEHGVSIDTVRQQGRDGDASLVVVTHRATDAALSATVDKLRALDSVRDVASTMRVEGE, from the coding sequence ATGATGCGTACGCGGCCGCTGAAGGTGGCGTTGCTGGGCTGTGGTGTGGTGGGCTCCGAGGTGGCGCGCATCATGACGACAGACGCCGCCGACCTCGCCGCGCGCATCGGCGCGCCGGTCGAGCTCGCCGGCATCGCGGTCCGGCGCCAGGGGCGGGTCCGTCCGGGCGTGCCCGAGCACCTGCTCACCACCGATGCCGAGGCCCTGGTCAACCGGGGCGACATCGACGTGGTGGTCGAGGTGGTGGGCGGCATCGAGCCGTCCAAGAACCTCATCCTGACGGCGTTCGCGCGGGGCGCCTCGGTGGTCAGCGCCAACAAGGCGCTGCTCGCCCAGGACGGCACCGAGCTGCACGCGGCCGCCGCCGCGGCCGGTGTCGACCTCTACTACGAGGCGGCGGTGGCGGGCGCGATCCCGCTGCTGCGCCCGCTGCGCGAGTCGCTGGCCGGCGACCGGGTGAACCGGGTGCTGGGCATCGTCAACGGCACCACCAACTTCATCCTGGACAAGATGGACACCACCGGCGCCGGGTACTCGGAGGCGCTGGAGGAGGCCACCGCGCTCGGGTACGCCGAGGCCGACCCGACGGCCGACGTGGAGGGCTTCGACGCCGCCGCCAAGGCCGCGATCCTGGCCGGCATCGCCTTCCACACCGAGGTGACCGCCGCGGACGTGTACCGCGAGGGCATCACCGAGGTGACCGCGGCCGACATCGCCTCCGCCAAGGCGATGGGCTGCGTGGTCAAACTGCTGGCGATCTGCGAGCGGGCCGCCGACGGCGAGTCGGTGACCGCGCGGGTCCACCCGGCGATGATCCCGCTGTCCCACCCGCTGGCCTCGGTCCGCGAGGCGTACAACGCGGTGTTCGTGGAGGCCGAGGCGGCCGGCCGGCTGATGTTCTACGGCCCGGGCGCGGGCGGCGCGCCGACCGCCTCGGCGGTCCTCGGCGACCTCGTGGCGGTCTGCCGCAACAAGCTCGCCGGCGCCACCGGCCCCGGTGACTCGGTGTACACCCAGCTGCCGGCCAAGCCGATGGACGAGGTCGTCACCCGCTACCACGTCAGCCTGGACGTCGACGACCGCGCGGGGGTGCTCGCCCAGGTCGCCTCCGTCTTCGCCGAGCACGGCGTCTCCATCGACACCGTGCGCCAGCAGGGCCGCGACGGCGACGCCTCGCTCGTCGTGGTCACCCACCGTGCGACCGACGCCGCGCTGTCGGCGACGGTCGACAAGCTCCGCGCACTCGACAGCGTGCGCGACGTGGCCAGCACCATGCGGGTCGAAGGGGAATAG
- the lysA gene encoding diaminopimelate decarboxylase: MSRSAHPAGPRHGDVLPEGHYQAPPADLNALDPKVWPETVARGADGVVTVGGLDVNRVAAEFGTPAYVMDEADFRSRARAWRDAFGADADVYYAGKAFLSKAVVRWLHEEGLNLDVCSPGELAVALAAGMPPERIALHGNNKSVDELEQAVKTGVGHIVVDSYEEIERLAAVAGRQGVRQPVLIRVTVGVEAHTHEFIATAHEDQKFGLSLTGGAAAEAVRRVLAHPGSLELRGIHSHIGSQIFDTAGFEVAARRVVGLLASIRDEHGVELPEIDLGGGLGIAYTSEDDPREPAAIAAALAEIVRRECAAANLTAPRLSVEPGRAIVGPTAFTLYEVGTVKPLEGLRTYVSVDGGMSDNIRTALYDAEYTVALVSRTSDAGPMLVRVVGKHCESGDIVVRDAFLPADLAPGDLIAVPATGAYCRSMASNYNHALKPPVLAVRDGAARVIVRRETEEDLLRLDIG; this comes from the coding sequence ATGTCTCGCTCCGCACATCCCGCAGGCCCCCGGCACGGTGACGTACTGCCCGAGGGTCACTACCAGGCACCGCCGGCCGACCTGAACGCGCTCGACCCCAAGGTCTGGCCGGAGACCGTCGCGCGCGGCGCCGACGGCGTGGTCACCGTCGGCGGCCTTGACGTGAACCGTGTCGCCGCCGAGTTCGGCACCCCGGCCTACGTCATGGACGAGGCCGACTTCCGTTCCCGGGCGCGCGCCTGGCGGGACGCCTTCGGCGCCGACGCGGACGTCTACTACGCCGGCAAGGCCTTCCTCTCCAAGGCGGTCGTGCGCTGGCTGCACGAGGAGGGCCTCAACCTCGACGTGTGCAGCCCCGGCGAACTCGCCGTCGCGCTGGCCGCCGGGATGCCGCCGGAGCGGATCGCGCTGCACGGCAACAACAAGTCGGTGGACGAGCTCGAGCAGGCGGTGAAGACCGGTGTCGGGCACATCGTGGTCGACTCCTACGAGGAGATCGAGCGCCTGGCGGCCGTGGCCGGACGCCAGGGTGTCCGCCAGCCGGTGCTGATCCGGGTCACCGTGGGCGTGGAGGCGCACACCCACGAGTTCATCGCCACCGCGCACGAGGACCAGAAGTTCGGCCTCTCGCTGACCGGGGGAGCGGCCGCGGAGGCCGTCCGCCGGGTACTGGCACACCCCGGGAGCCTCGAACTCCGCGGCATCCACTCCCACATCGGCTCGCAGATCTTCGACACCGCCGGGTTCGAGGTGGCCGCCCGCCGGGTGGTCGGCCTGCTGGCGTCGATCCGCGACGAGCACGGCGTCGAGCTGCCCGAGATCGACCTCGGCGGCGGCCTCGGCATCGCCTACACCAGCGAGGACGACCCGCGCGAGCCGGCCGCGATCGCGGCCGCGCTGGCCGAGATCGTCCGCCGCGAGTGCGCCGCCGCGAACCTGACCGCCCCCCGGCTGAGCGTGGAGCCGGGCCGGGCGATCGTCGGCCCGACCGCGTTCACGCTGTACGAGGTCGGCACCGTCAAGCCGCTCGAGGGTCTGCGGACCTATGTCAGCGTGGACGGCGGGATGTCCGACAACATCCGCACCGCGCTCTACGACGCCGAGTACACGGTGGCCCTCGTGTCGCGCACCAGTGACGCCGGGCCGATGCTGGTCCGGGTGGTCGGCAAGCACTGCGAGTCCGGCGACATCGTCGTGCGGGACGCCTTCCTGCCGGCCGACCTGGCCCCCGGCGACCTGATCGCGGTGCCCGCCACCGGCGCCTACTGCCGCTCGATGGCGAGCAACTACAACCACGCCCTGAAGCCTCCGGTGCTCGCCGTCCGGGACGGTGCGGCCCGGGTGATCGTCCGGCGCGAGACGGAGGAGGATCTCCTGCGTCTCGATATCGGATGA
- the argS gene encoding arginine--tRNA ligase, producing MTPAELSQAVQAAVSAAVEAGELAVAVPEHVTIERPKNRDHGDYATNVALQLAKSAGKPPRAVAELLAERLRGITGVTQVDIAGPGFMNITLDAATQGELARTIVEAGAAFGRNEALKGLKINLEFVSANPTGPIHIGGVRWAAVGDSLARVLRASGADVTTEYYLNDAGVQISKFAKSLQASANGKPVPEDGYVGEYIADIAKAITDGVPGVLDLSEGEQLEVFRTEGLKLMVAEIQRSMEEFGTHFDVWFSEKSLHDSGAVEKAMERLREQGHVFERDGAIWLRTTDFGDDKDRVLIKADGETTYFAADAAYYLSKRDRGSEVSVYMLGADHHGYVNRLKAIAACAGDDMDRNIEVKIGQFVKMLRDGEEVRMSKRAGNIITIDDVVEWIGVDAARYTLARSSTDSTITLDINVLTSQTNENPVFYVQYAHARMCSVQRKAGELGITRSDDFKPELLATEWESDLLGQLGEFPRVLATAGELREPHRVARYLEELAGKYHRFYDNCQILPKGDEEVTDLTHARLWLADATRTVIANGLTLLGVTSPERM from the coding sequence GTGACCCCCGCAGAGCTTTCCCAGGCAGTCCAGGCCGCAGTGAGCGCCGCCGTCGAGGCGGGCGAGCTGGCCGTCGCCGTGCCCGAGCACGTGACGATCGAGCGGCCCAAGAACAGGGACCACGGCGACTACGCGACCAATGTGGCCCTCCAGCTCGCGAAGTCGGCCGGCAAGCCGCCGCGAGCCGTCGCCGAACTGCTGGCCGAGCGCCTGCGAGGGATCACCGGCGTCACCCAGGTCGACATCGCCGGTCCGGGCTTCATGAACATCACCCTCGACGCCGCCACCCAGGGCGAGCTGGCGCGCACCATCGTCGAGGCCGGGGCCGCGTTCGGCCGCAACGAGGCGCTCAAGGGCCTCAAGATCAACCTCGAGTTCGTCTCCGCCAACCCGACCGGCCCGATCCACATCGGCGGCGTCCGCTGGGCCGCCGTCGGCGACTCGCTGGCCCGGGTGCTGCGCGCCTCCGGCGCCGACGTCACCACCGAGTACTACCTCAACGACGCGGGCGTGCAGATCTCCAAGTTCGCCAAGTCGCTCCAGGCCTCCGCCAACGGCAAGCCCGTCCCGGAGGACGGCTACGTCGGCGAGTACATCGCCGACATCGCCAAGGCGATCACCGATGGCGTCCCGGGCGTGCTCGACCTCTCCGAGGGCGAGCAGCTGGAGGTCTTCCGCACCGAGGGCCTCAAGCTCATGGTGGCCGAGATCCAGCGCTCGATGGAGGAGTTCGGCACCCACTTCGACGTCTGGTTCTCGGAGAAGTCGCTGCACGACTCCGGCGCCGTCGAGAAGGCCATGGAGCGGCTGCGCGAGCAGGGCCACGTCTTCGAGCGGGACGGCGCGATCTGGCTGCGCACCACCGACTTCGGCGACGACAAGGACCGCGTCCTGATCAAGGCCGACGGCGAGACCACCTACTTCGCCGCCGACGCCGCGTACTACCTGTCCAAGCGGGACCGCGGCTCCGAGGTCTCGGTCTACATGCTGGGCGCGGACCACCACGGCTACGTCAACCGCCTCAAGGCCATCGCCGCCTGCGCGGGCGACGACATGGACCGCAACATCGAGGTCAAGATCGGCCAGTTCGTGAAGATGCTTCGCGACGGCGAAGAGGTCCGCATGTCCAAGCGGGCCGGCAACATCATCACCATCGACGACGTGGTCGAGTGGATCGGCGTGGACGCGGCCCGCTACACCCTGGCGCGCTCCTCCACGGACTCCACCATCACGCTCGACATCAACGTGCTGACCAGCCAGACCAACGAGAACCCGGTCTTCTACGTCCAGTACGCGCACGCCCGGATGTGCTCGGTGCAGCGCAAGGCCGGCGAGCTGGGCATCACGCGCTCGGACGACTTCAAACCCGAGCTGCTCGCCACCGAGTGGGAGTCCGACCTGCTCGGCCAGCTCGGCGAGTTCCCGCGGGTGCTGGCGACGGCCGGCGAGCTGCGCGAGCCGCACCGGGTCGCGCGCTACCTGGAGGAGCTGGCGGGCAAGTACCACCGCTTCTACGACAACTGCCAGATCCTGCCGAAGGGCGACGAGGAGGTCACCGACCTCACGCACGCCCGGCTCTGGCTGGCCGACGCCACACGCACGGTCATCGCCAACGGCCTCACGCTCCTTGGCGTGACGTCGCCCGAGCGGATGTAG
- a CDS encoding response regulator: MSGVSGRVLVVDDSEVIRQLIRVNLELEGFEVVTAADGAECLEVVRQVKPDVVTLDVMMPRLDGLRTAARLRAAPGTRLLPIAIVSACSPADLDLGESVGVDGYLGKPFDPADLVALVRRLMERDRDGGAVDGFRPGRTGRSDRA; this comes from the coding sequence GTGTCGGGAGTGTCCGGGCGGGTCCTCGTGGTGGACGACAGCGAGGTGATCCGTCAGCTGATCAGGGTCAACCTGGAGCTCGAGGGCTTCGAGGTGGTGACCGCCGCCGACGGTGCCGAGTGCCTGGAGGTGGTCCGCCAGGTGAAGCCCGACGTGGTGACGCTGGACGTGATGATGCCGAGGCTGGACGGCCTGCGGACGGCGGCCCGGCTGCGGGCGGCCCCCGGGACGCGGCTGCTGCCGATCGCGATCGTGAGCGCCTGCTCGCCGGCCGACCTCGACCTGGGGGAGTCGGTCGGGGTGGACGGCTACCTCGGCAAGCCGTTCGACCCGGCGGACCTGGTGGCGCTGGTGCGGCGGCTGATGGAGCGCGACCGGGACGGCGGGGCGGTGGACGGGTTTCGCCCTGGGCGAACAGGCCGGAGTGATCGGGCCTGA
- a CDS encoding LppX_LprAFG lipoprotein encodes MRRTTVLAAAATAIALAALTACNDTEDKNAAAPAPATTSAAAAPTATAAGTPAPAPAAPTAAVTPPAGDFDPAKAVANASKEPYAVSMRTTIEIDGEPSGTVSGRMNLNTVHTGRTETKVADAGAIETILTTDSVYTRQVPAGKWSRTARPADISMGDYSGYAALLLAQGPSARKGAETRDGVPTQHLSGRIDVEQLVTIDPSLYRKTKAKGVTAFDFDLWVDAEGRTRYAEQILAYQGVKNVNKVTFTDFGPVETFAAPAGAGAAAAS; translated from the coding sequence ATGCGCCGTACCACCGTCCTCGCCGCCGCCGCGACCGCAATCGCCCTGGCCGCGCTCACCGCCTGCAACGACACCGAGGACAAGAACGCGGCGGCCCCCGCCCCGGCGACCACCTCGGCCGCCGCCGCGCCCACGGCCACCGCCGCCGGGACCCCTGCCCCGGCTCCCGCCGCCCCGACGGCTGCCGTCACGCCCCCGGCCGGGGACTTCGACCCCGCGAAGGCCGTGGCGAACGCGAGCAAGGAGCCCTACGCGGTCTCCATGAGGACGACCATCGAGATCGACGGCGAGCCCTCCGGGACCGTCTCGGGCCGGATGAACCTCAACACGGTCCACACCGGGCGCACCGAGACGAAGGTCGCCGACGCCGGTGCGATCGAGACGATCCTCACCACCGACAGCGTGTACACCCGGCAGGTCCCGGCCGGGAAGTGGAGCAGGACGGCACGGCCTGCGGACATCTCGATGGGCGACTACTCGGGTTACGCCGCGCTGCTGCTGGCCCAGGGCCCGTCCGCCCGCAAGGGCGCCGAGACCCGGGACGGCGTCCCGACGCAGCACCTCTCCGGTCGCATCGACGTGGAGCAGCTCGTGACGATCGACCCGTCGTTGTACCGGAAGACGAAGGCCAAGGGCGTCACCGCCTTCGACTTCGACCTGTGGGTCGACGCCGAGGGCCGGACCCGGTACGCCGAGCAGATCCTGGCCTACCAGGGCGTCAAGAACGTCAACAAGGTGACCTTCACCGACTTCGGTCCCGTCGAGACCTTCGCCGCCCCCGCCGGTGCGGGTGCCGCCGCCGCGAGCTGA
- a CDS encoding MarR family transcriptional regulator has translation MEIDQRWLPEAAEIRQGTVRLARRLRSERVGEGLSLNKLSVLGHLLRHGPMSPGELAAADHQQPQSLTRVFADLERDGLLRRVPGERDRRQSVLHLTAEGRTALARDMAGRDAWLAEALGDLSETEREVLRLAARLMDRLADAPARP, from the coding sequence ATGGAGATTGATCAGCGGTGGCTCCCGGAGGCTGCGGAGATCCGCCAGGGCACCGTCCGGCTGGCCCGCCGACTGCGCTCCGAACGCGTGGGGGAGGGCCTCAGCCTCAACAAGCTGAGCGTGCTCGGGCACCTGCTCCGGCACGGCCCGATGTCCCCGGGGGAGCTGGCCGCCGCCGACCACCAGCAGCCGCAGTCGCTGACCCGGGTGTTCGCCGACTTGGAGCGGGACGGCCTGCTCCGCCGCGTCCCGGGCGAACGGGACCGCCGGCAGTCCGTGCTCCACCTCACCGCCGAGGGCCGTACCGCGCTGGCCCGCGACATGGCCGGCCGGGACGCCTGGCTGGCGGAGGCACTGGGGGACCTGTCGGAGACCGAGCGCGAAGTCCTCCGCCTCGCCGCCCGCCTGATGGACCGCCTGGCGGACGCGCCCGCGCGGCCGTGA